The Thiothrix subterranea genome has a segment encoding these proteins:
- a CDS encoding response regulator transcription factor: MQHALIVEDVPETSQWLRDILTQTFGDIRTTQSMTCQQARDALQTQYFNLALLDLNLPDGSGIDLISCVRQRCPDAYIVITTIFDDEEHILKALRAGAHGYLLKDSPDARFIQKLRGILSGDPPLSPSISRRILRYFTEVNAEQPQSAVVSPPHTESSQLNQLSPREQEVLTLVAKGLSRNDVAKLLTLSNNTVARYIRDVYQKLNISSRAEAAVEACRMGLVNTDSH; this comes from the coding sequence ATGCAACATGCATTAATTGTCGAAGATGTGCCAGAAACTAGCCAATGGCTCCGTGATATTCTTACCCAAACGTTTGGAGACATACGCACCACGCAAAGCATGACCTGCCAGCAAGCGCGTGATGCCCTGCAAACCCAGTATTTCAATTTAGCCTTGCTGGATCTCAATTTGCCCGATGGCAGCGGTATCGACTTGATCAGTTGTGTGCGCCAACGTTGCCCCGATGCTTACATTGTAATCACCACCATTTTTGACGATGAAGAGCATATTCTCAAGGCATTACGGGCAGGTGCGCATGGCTATCTATTGAAAGATTCGCCCGATGCACGGTTCATTCAGAAATTGCGCGGCATTCTCAGCGGCGACCCGCCGTTATCACCGAGTATTTCACGGCGAATATTGCGCTATTTCACGGAAGTAAACGCCGAACAGCCCCAATCTGCGGTGGTCAGTCCCCCGCACACCGAGTCAAGCCAGCTCAATCAACTCAGCCCAAGGGAACAGGAAGTGTTAACACTGGTGGCAAAAGGCTTGAGCCGCAACGACGTGGCAAAATTGTTAACACTTTCCAACAATACCGTGGCGCGTTACATCCGTGATGTGTACCAAAAACTAAACATTTCGAGCCGCGCCGAAGCAGCGGTGGAAGCTTGTCGCATGGGGTTGGTGAATACGGATTCGCACTAA
- a CDS encoding sensor histidine kinase — protein sequence MRWFAAIPPPKASPANALLLGLVFICLVEALTLYLHLQLPWTGVQLAVKAQQVIGLVSPDSPVAGQLANASALQAIETPTARIELQPLLLIEPLSIPTYAELNQYIALQAQLAQAFTGDMPVNLITAEQQRITLSIKPHTMLVQIPAFFWWFALTNIAGLLVGVVVWTYKPHTLESTCLLLACLSYYCAGSIFRLLISREFYLPPAWLKVMIPAEALAMNVFLGSLLTILCYYPRQIAAKWGMLAIAGIMLLLTLNYYFQWVAMPLHIYITPITPFIVIGTWLFYKQWQRTRGNPVDRTTVWVLQFSTLLPAWLIMLLYGFPLMFGVQPFISEVTTRALLVATFTGWAVGILRFRLFEIEYWWFRSLLWLVGGSVVLILDLVLAATFQASTAYALGGSVILAGFVYFPLRQWLFEKIMPDERQSLQAFLPVFSQSMADATSKEGFEQRWQAALQQRFRPLHIERLAEQSSAVMLADNGLHLTVPSLGNHHAYRLSGKQMAAHLFNKADRQQTESLLTIARMASVASETRQQTVLAERQRIMGDLHDSVGAQLMTLMHKLPDPEHKQAARLALTTLRDTIRLSQKTSPLRLVDQVADWRVEIAERAEAAGVELVWQQGELNGFALSAKQVLELSQVLREAVSNALRHALPEVLEIGISVKAQRLHVCIMNDGRVSLPATWRAGTGMSTMQKRVHGLGGHIQFRLTALPKAKMQVLLNVPLYATTPDR from the coding sequence ATGCGCTGGTTCGCGGCTATTCCCCCGCCCAAGGCGTCGCCCGCGAATGCCTTGTTGTTGGGTTTGGTATTTATTTGTTTGGTTGAAGCGCTGACGTTGTACCTGCACCTGCAATTGCCCTGGACAGGCGTACAACTTGCTGTCAAAGCGCAACAGGTGATTGGACTGGTTTCGCCGGATTCACCTGTTGCGGGTCAGTTAGCCAATGCCAGCGCTTTGCAAGCCATTGAAACCCCGACGGCGCGTATTGAATTGCAACCCCTGCTGCTAATAGAACCGCTGTCTATTCCAACTTATGCTGAACTCAACCAATACATTGCCCTGCAAGCGCAGTTAGCACAGGCATTCACTGGCGATATGCCGGTCAATCTCATCACGGCGGAACAACAACGTATCACCTTATCCATTAAACCCCACACGATGCTTGTGCAGATACCCGCTTTCTTTTGGTGGTTTGCGCTTACCAATATCGCTGGATTATTGGTTGGTGTGGTGGTGTGGACGTATAAGCCGCATACCTTGGAATCCACGTGTTTGTTGTTGGCTTGCCTGAGTTATTACTGTGCCGGTAGCATTTTCCGTTTGCTGATTAGCCGTGAGTTTTACCTGCCCCCTGCTTGGCTTAAGGTCATGATACCGGCAGAGGCATTAGCCATGAATGTGTTTCTGGGGAGTTTATTGACCATTTTGTGCTATTACCCACGGCAAATAGCCGCCAAGTGGGGAATGCTGGCAATCGCTGGCATCATGTTGCTGTTGACACTTAACTATTATTTTCAATGGGTTGCGATGCCTTTGCATATTTACATCACACCCATAACGCCATTTATCGTAATTGGTACTTGGCTGTTTTACAAGCAATGGCAACGGACACGCGGAAACCCGGTTGACCGCACCACGGTATGGGTTTTGCAGTTCTCGACGTTACTACCGGCGTGGTTGATTATGCTGTTGTACGGATTTCCGCTGATGTTTGGGGTACAACCTTTTATCTCAGAAGTGACGACCCGTGCGTTGCTGGTCGCTACGTTTACGGGTTGGGCTGTCGGTATTTTGCGGTTTCGGTTGTTTGAAATTGAGTATTGGTGGTTTCGGTCGTTGCTGTGGTTGGTGGGTGGCAGTGTGGTGCTGATATTGGATTTGGTATTAGCAGCGACGTTTCAGGCTTCAACCGCTTATGCGTTGGGCGGGTCAGTGATCTTAGCGGGTTTTGTGTACTTTCCGTTGCGGCAGTGGTTATTTGAAAAAATCATGCCGGATGAGCGGCAATCCTTACAGGCATTTTTACCGGTGTTTAGCCAAAGCATGGCAGATGCCACGTCTAAAGAAGGCTTTGAGCAACGTTGGCAGGCGGCATTGCAACAACGCTTTCGCCCCTTACATATAGAACGTTTGGCGGAACAAAGCAGCGCGGTGATGTTGGCGGATAATGGTTTGCACCTAACCGTGCCGAGCCTTGGCAATCACCATGCTTATCGACTGAGTGGCAAACAAATGGCGGCGCATTTGTTCAATAAAGCCGATAGGCAGCAAACCGAATCGCTGCTGACGATTGCTCGCATGGCGAGTGTTGCCAGCGAAACCCGCCAACAAACGGTACTGGCGGAACGGCAACGCATTATGGGTGATTTGCATGACAGCGTGGGAGCGCAATTGATGACACTGATGCACAAATTGCCTGACCCAGAACACAAGCAGGCGGCACGGCTGGCATTGACGACGTTGCGGGATACGATTCGTTTATCGCAAAAAACCAGCCCGCTGCGCTTGGTCGATCAAGTGGCGGATTGGCGGGTGGAGATTGCGGAAAGAGCGGAGGCGGCTGGGGTGGAATTGGTGTGGCAGCAGGGGGAGTTGAATGGGTTTGCATTGAGTGCTAAGCAGGTGTTGGAATTGTCACAGGTTCTGCGTGAGGCAGTGAGTAATGCGTTGCGCCATGCGTTGCCGGAGGTGTTGGAGATTGGGATTTCGGTTAAAGCGCAGCGTTTGCATGTTTGCATTATGAACGATGGGCGAGTGTCCCTGCCCGCAACGTGGCGGGCGGGGACGGGGATGAGTACCATGCAAAAGCGGGTACATGGGTTGGGTGGGCATATTCAGTTTCGACTGACGGCGTTACCGAAGGCGAAAATGCAGGTGTTGTTGAATGTGCCGCTGTACGCTACCACCCCCGACAGGTGA
- a CDS encoding vanadium-dependent haloperoxidase, whose protein sequence is MNLLIEWNNLVLDAIRALGKLPVESKERNRGGPPQIARSLGIIYTIIYDSWSAYDPVANPSIGNPIRCPEPQCTLANKRKAISQAAYRGIIDQFPPSAFSPVCEVKCNSFKDEYQFRLEALLRKEGIMLGDTNTNSDNPVGIANIMADRILQSRHNDFANQDNLYDDTSGYQSVNKPMSVILPATMDAIDFPDRWQSLTYLNIHNVAVSPKFITPHWGGVVPFSLENGQQFRPAPPQPVLSQGFLDQARHVMDIQVKLTPEQKVIAEYWADGPNSELPPGHWTEFAAFVLERDYGGEADADYSIDNSVKLLFLVANAVFDASIATWDAKVAFDYVRPITAIRYLFGGRKILGWAGAGKGIQEIQGETWKPFQVASFPTPPFAEFTSGHSGFSMAAATVLKKFTGSDRFGFFYAQNSPLKADPSEAVTDVVLSWPTFTSAAREAGESRLFGGIHFYEGNVVGLDLGEKVGTQVFNKAYKLWSGS, encoded by the coding sequence ATGAATTTGTTGATTGAATGGAACAATCTAGTATTAGATGCGATTCGTGCGTTAGGTAAACTACCCGTAGAGTCTAAAGAACGTAATCGCGGTGGTCCTCCTCAAATTGCAAGATCATTAGGTATTATTTACACCATTATTTATGACTCTTGGTCTGCCTATGATCCTGTAGCAAACCCAAGTATTGGTAATCCTATACGATGTCCTGAGCCACAATGTACATTGGCAAATAAACGTAAAGCTATTTCTCAAGCAGCATATCGCGGAATAATAGATCAGTTTCCTCCTTCTGCATTTTCACCAGTATGTGAGGTTAAGTGCAATTCCTTTAAAGATGAATATCAATTTCGCTTAGAAGCTCTGCTAAGAAAAGAAGGCATTATGCTAGGTGATACCAATACAAACTCTGATAATCCAGTTGGTATTGCTAATATTATGGCTGATCGTATTCTACAAAGTCGACATAATGACTTTGCAAATCAGGACAATCTTTATGATGACACATCAGGTTATCAATCAGTTAACAAACCAATGTCTGTTATTTTGCCTGCTACGATGGATGCGATCGACTTTCCTGATAGATGGCAGTCTTTAACCTATTTGAATATTCATAATGTTGCGGTTTCACCTAAATTCATTACTCCACATTGGGGCGGTGTTGTGCCATTTTCACTAGAGAATGGACAGCAATTTAGACCAGCACCTCCTCAACCTGTTTTATCTCAGGGTTTTCTGGATCAAGCTCGTCACGTTATGGATATACAAGTAAAACTAACACCAGAACAGAAAGTGATTGCCGAATATTGGGCTGATGGTCCTAACTCTGAATTACCACCGGGGCATTGGACTGAGTTCGCTGCTTTTGTCCTAGAGCGTGATTATGGTGGCGAAGCCGATGCTGATTATTCTATTGATAATAGTGTGAAGTTACTGTTTTTAGTGGCAAATGCAGTATTTGATGCAAGTATTGCGACTTGGGATGCAAAGGTGGCTTTTGATTATGTTCGACCCATTACCGCTATCCGCTACTTATTTGGTGGTAGAAAAATATTAGGTTGGGCAGGAGCAGGAAAAGGAATACAAGAAATTCAGGGTGAAACGTGGAAGCCTTTCCAAGTGGCTTCATTTCCCACTCCACCATTTGCAGAGTTTACATCGGGACATAGCGGTTTTTCCATGGCTGCTGCTACAGTATTGAAAAAATTTACGGGAAGTGATCGATTTGGCTTTTTCTATGCACAAAACTCTCCGTTAAAAGCAGATCCGAGTGAAGCAGTAACTGATGTGGTTTTATCTTGGCCGACATTTACTAGTGCGGCAAGAGAGGCTGGGGAGTCGCGTTTATTTGGAGGCATCCATTTCTATGAAGGTAATGTGGTTGGGTTAGATTTGGGTGAAAAAGTCGGTACACAAGTTTTTAATAAAGCTTACAAGCTTTGGTCTGGTAGCTGA
- a CDS encoding penicillin-binding protein 1A, translating into MRFIYKFFQLVLGAFFALLTLGALGLFALYSHYAPQLPDAAELRKIDIQVPLRIYARDGALLAEYGEHRSRPVKLDDVPKNLQQAFLDIEDARFYEHQGVDIKGVLRALRSVISTGSASQGASTITMQLARNSFLDSGKNFERKLKETLLAIKMEQTLDKPQILELYLNKIYLGNRAYGIASAAEIYYGKTLAELTLAQSAMIAGLPKAPSRYNPLANAERAMIRRNYILKRMLELGHISPDDYQIAINEPNTAQRHKTEIDADAPYLAEMVRADIVKRFGEANAYTQGYHVYTTLDSATQKEAAESLRKSLSAYDQRHGYRGAEDKLSLSELKNEDEMRDKLSSYPTFGDLHPALVLQAGASSAELLVGETRVTLNLDAVKWARAFKSEDRRGSSPKRVSDVLSPGEIVRLRQTDKEKNTWVLSQVPTVGGALVSLDPTDGAVRAVMGGFDFQHSKFNRATQAMRQPGSSFKPIVYAAALSKGFTPASVVNDAPLDIPGSNWKPENFGGRYIGPTTLREALAKSRNLVSIRLLRSIGINYTIDFAHEFGFPKENLPPNLTLALGTAMTTPMEMATAYAVFANGGYKVDSYFITKIEDRNHQVLFKETSPRICAGETDVCVVEKKVTDNTDLPAKDYEGKDGKTAVPAKAADDKPIWETAAVERPKVGEEGVYPAAKRILNNRAHYQIVSMMQDVTQSGTAARAGRSLNRKDIAGKTGTTNDQKDAWFCGFTPSVVTVAWVGFDDMAKLGEGETATNVALPMWIDFMHRVLKGEPSKEWEKPVDIKEADLDLGIENDKPQRRTERAERSNAGFQYKSERDIAPRQAAQNGGAPRAPAPQRTPERVEIPEQLF; encoded by the coding sequence ATGCGGTTCATCTATAAATTCTTCCAGCTTGTTTTAGGCGCTTTTTTCGCGCTCCTCACTTTAGGGGCGTTGGGATTGTTTGCGCTTTATTCCCACTATGCCCCCCAGTTACCTGATGCGGCAGAGTTACGTAAAATCGACATTCAAGTGCCGCTGCGTATCTATGCCCGCGATGGCGCATTGTTGGCTGAATACGGCGAACACCGCAGTCGCCCGGTGAAATTGGATGATGTGCCTAAAAATCTGCAACAGGCATTTTTAGACATTGAAGATGCTCGCTTTTATGAACACCAAGGGGTTGATATAAAAGGGGTGTTACGGGCATTGCGCAGTGTGATTTCCACGGGTTCTGCCAGCCAAGGTGCCAGCACCATTACCATGCAGTTGGCGCGAAATTCCTTTCTGGATTCCGGTAAAAATTTCGAGCGTAAGCTTAAAGAAACCCTATTAGCCATTAAAATGGAACAGACGCTGGATAAGCCCCAGATTCTGGAACTCTACCTTAATAAAATTTATTTGGGCAATCGCGCGTATGGCATTGCGTCCGCTGCGGAAATTTACTACGGCAAAACCTTGGCGGAACTGACCTTAGCGCAAAGTGCGATGATTGCCGGATTGCCCAAAGCACCGTCGCGTTATAACCCGCTGGCTAACGCTGAACGCGCCATGATCCGCCGCAACTACATCCTCAAGCGCATGTTGGAACTTGGTCATATTTCCCCCGATGACTACCAAATCGCCATCAACGAACCCAATACCGCGCAACGCCATAAAACCGAGATTGATGCGGATGCACCGTACCTTGCCGAAATGGTGCGTGCAGACATTGTAAAGCGTTTTGGTGAGGCCAATGCTTACACCCAAGGTTATCACGTGTACACCACCTTGGATTCCGCTACCCAAAAAGAAGCCGCCGAATCGTTACGCAAATCCTTGTCCGCCTATGACCAACGGCACGGTTATCGCGGTGCTGAAGACAAATTATCCTTGAGTGAATTGAAAAATGAGGATGAGATGCGCGACAAGCTCTCGTCTTACCCCACGTTTGGCGATTTGCACCCCGCCTTAGTGCTGCAAGCCGGAGCCAGCAGCGCTGAATTATTGGTGGGTGAAACCCGTGTAACGTTGAATTTGGATGCGGTGAAGTGGGCGCGGGCGTTTAAAAGCGAAGACCGCCGTGGCTCTTCCCCTAAGCGAGTGAGCGATGTCTTGAGTCCGGGTGAGATTGTGCGCTTACGCCAAACCGATAAAGAAAAAAATACTTGGGTGCTTTCGCAAGTGCCGACTGTTGGTGGGGCTTTGGTCTCACTGGATCCGACTGACGGTGCGGTGCGTGCGGTGATGGGGGGCTTTGATTTCCAGCATTCCAAATTCAATCGGGCGACGCAAGCCATGCGCCAGCCGGGTTCCAGCTTTAAGCCGATTGTGTATGCGGCGGCTTTGTCGAAAGGCTTCACGCCCGCCAGTGTGGTGAACGATGCACCGCTTGATATTCCGGGGAGTAATTGGAAACCTGAAAACTTCGGCGGCAGATACATTGGCCCGACCACGTTACGCGAAGCGTTAGCAAAATCACGCAATCTGGTTTCTATTCGTTTATTGCGCAGCATTGGGATTAATTACACCATTGATTTTGCGCACGAATTCGGTTTTCCCAAGGAAAATTTGCCCCCCAATTTGACGCTGGCTTTAGGCACTGCCATGACCACGCCGATGGAAATGGCAACGGCTTACGCGGTGTTTGCGAACGGCGGTTACAAAGTCGACAGTTACTTTATTACCAAAATTGAAGACCGTAACCATCAGGTATTGTTTAAAGAGACTTCACCCAGAATTTGCGCCGGTGAAACCGATGTGTGTGTGGTCGAGAAAAAAGTCACAGACAACACTGATCTGCCCGCAAAGGATTACGAAGGCAAGGATGGCAAGACGGCTGTGCCTGCTAAAGCGGCTGATGACAAACCCATTTGGGAAACGGCGGCTGTTGAACGCCCCAAAGTAGGCGAAGAGGGGGTTTATCCGGCGGCTAAACGCATTTTGAATAACAGAGCGCATTACCAGATTGTGAGCATGATGCAGGATGTTACCCAGTCAGGAACAGCAGCGCGTGCCGGACGCAGTTTGAACCGTAAAGACATTGCGGGTAAAACTGGCACCACCAATGATCAAAAAGATGCATGGTTTTGCGGATTCACGCCAAGCGTTGTGACGGTCGCTTGGGTCGGTTTTGACGACATGGCGAAGTTAGGCGAGGGCGAAACGGCGACCAATGTAGCGTTGCCGATGTGGATTGATTTCATGCACCGTGTTTTGAAGGGTGAACCGTCGAAAGAATGGGAAAAGCCGGTGGATATTAAAGAAGCGGATTTGGATTTGGGCATTGAGAACGATAAACCGCAGCGGCGTACAGAGCGTGCTGAGCGTTCAAATGCTGGCTTTCAGTATAAAAGTGAGCGTGATATTGCCCCGCGTCAAGCTGCCCAAAACGGGGGAGCGCCGCGTGCACCTGCTCCGCAACGTACACCGGAACGGGTAGAAATTCCTGAGCAATTGTTCTAA
- a CDS encoding pilus assembly protein PilM, producing the protein MFSIYPRKESLLGLDISSSAIKLVEMTRKGRDYRIESYAVAPLPEGVANEKDIVEPEPVGEAIRKALRDSRSKLKHCALAIPTSMAISKIIPMPASIPQAELEAQMSMEAEQHIPYPMNEVNYDFEILGPSANSPETVDVLLAATRSENVEVRVAAAEMAGLTVDIVDTETHALEKVLRHLTNELEQHDSLAIVDFGATMTGISVFERSRLTFSREQAFGGRQLTEEIMHRYGLTWQEAGLAKKEGNLPENYVSEVLEPFKDNMVRQLHRFLQFYYASSQKDSVAQILICGGCARIPGVDEQIQSTIGIPVRVINPFTRVALGPRVSPVRFTNDMQALLIAAGLSLRGLE; encoded by the coding sequence GTGTTTTCAATATATCCTCGTAAAGAAAGCTTACTCGGTCTGGACATCAGCTCTTCCGCCATAAAACTGGTGGAAATGACCCGTAAGGGACGCGACTACCGGATTGAAAGTTATGCCGTTGCCCCCCTACCGGAGGGCGTTGCCAATGAAAAAGACATCGTAGAGCCGGAACCCGTGGGCGAAGCCATCCGCAAAGCCTTGCGTGATAGCCGCTCTAAACTGAAGCATTGCGCCTTGGCGATTCCGACGTCGATGGCTATTAGCAAAATTATTCCCATGCCCGCCTCCATCCCCCAAGCAGAACTGGAAGCGCAAATGTCGATGGAAGCCGAGCAGCACATCCCCTACCCCATGAACGAGGTCAATTACGACTTTGAAATTCTGGGACCGTCCGCCAATTCGCCGGAAACCGTGGATGTGTTACTGGCTGCCACCCGCTCAGAAAACGTCGAAGTCCGGGTAGCCGCTGCTGAAATGGCCGGTTTAACCGTGGATATTGTCGATACCGAAACCCACGCACTGGAAAAAGTCCTACGCCACTTGACCAACGAATTGGAACAACACGATTCACTGGCGATCGTCGACTTTGGCGCGACCATGACCGGCATTAGCGTGTTCGAGCGCAGTCGTCTCACGTTTTCCCGCGAGCAAGCGTTCGGTGGACGTCAACTCACCGAAGAAATCATGCACCGCTACGGGCTGACTTGGCAGGAAGCAGGCTTAGCCAAAAAAGAAGGCAATTTACCGGAAAACTACGTATCCGAAGTGCTGGAACCGTTTAAAGACAATATGGTGCGCCAATTGCACCGTTTTCTTCAGTTTTACTACGCCTCCAGCCAGAAAGACAGCGTGGCACAAATCCTGATTTGTGGCGGTTGCGCCCGTATTCCCGGCGTGGACGAACAAATTCAATCCACCATCGGCATTCCGGTCAGGGTCATTAACCCCTTCACACGGGTAGCATTAGGGCCGCGTGTCAGCCCGGTGCGTTTCACCAATGATATGCAAGCCTTGCTGATTGCAGCAGGTCTATCACTGCGAGGATTGGAATAA
- a CDS encoding PilN domain-containing protein — MAGLNLLPWREKAREENKKQFFALVGGSVLLAAAAVFGAHQYMQYAIEHQEQRNQYLSTQIAELDKQIKEIEQLDATRQALLDRMQVIEDLQSTRPAIVHLFDEMVNALPKGMYLLHLKQDGTKVELEGKAESYARVSSYMNRLDASPWLSSSNLNIISTKKEGDNGELVLRDFKLDVTQLLRQTQDEANAAPSKPKTGTPPAAKKPNKKQEGG, encoded by the coding sequence ATGGCTGGCCTAAACCTCCTGCCTTGGCGGGAAAAAGCACGCGAGGAAAACAAAAAGCAATTCTTCGCCCTCGTGGGCGGCAGTGTCCTATTAGCGGCGGCCGCAGTGTTTGGTGCGCACCAATACATGCAATACGCCATCGAACACCAAGAGCAGCGCAACCAATATTTAAGCACGCAAATTGCCGAGTTGGATAAGCAAATCAAAGAAATTGAGCAACTGGATGCCACGCGCCAAGCGTTACTGGATCGGATGCAAGTCATCGAAGATTTGCAAAGTACCCGCCCCGCTATCGTGCATTTGTTTGATGAAATGGTGAACGCCCTCCCCAAAGGCATGTACCTGCTGCACTTGAAACAAGATGGCACCAAAGTAGAACTCGAAGGCAAGGCAGAATCCTACGCACGGGTTTCCAGCTACATGAACCGGCTGGATGCTTCGCCTTGGTTGAGTTCATCCAACTTGAACATTATTTCCACCAAAAAAGAAGGCGATAACGGGGAATTGGTGCTCAGGGACTTCAAATTGGATGTGACGCAATTGCTGCGTCAAACACAAGATGAGGCTAACGCGGCGCCAAGCAAACCCAAAACCGGCACACCTCCCGCTGCCAAAAAACCGAACAAAAAACAGGAGGGCGGTTGA
- a CDS encoding type 4a pilus biogenesis protein PilO, protein MKMHELNNLADDPGSVSWSIKALALGVIMIVILVLGYQLVIVDELEALANVESKEQQLRTDLETKQKRASQLPQYQAQMEEMQRSFSVLLRQLPSDTEIPGLILDISEKGLSNGLELELFEPQNEVQMEFYAEKPIKIIAKGSYRELATFVSDISGLSRIVTINNIDLKPEEQSGRLRLEATLKTYRYLEDGAEGDTPAKPNNKVASSTKGNKG, encoded by the coding sequence ATGAAGATGCACGAACTCAATAATCTGGCTGATGATCCCGGTAGCGTCTCTTGGTCAATCAAGGCGCTGGCGCTAGGGGTCATCATGATCGTTATTTTAGTGCTGGGCTACCAACTCGTTATTGTGGATGAGCTGGAGGCACTCGCCAATGTCGAATCCAAAGAGCAACAATTGCGTACCGACTTGGAAACCAAACAAAAACGCGCCAGCCAATTGCCACAATACCAAGCCCAAATGGAAGAAATGCAGCGCTCTTTCAGCGTCTTGTTGCGCCAATTGCCTAGCGATACCGAGATACCGGGCTTGATTCTGGATATTTCCGAAAAAGGCTTATCCAATGGCTTGGAATTGGAACTCTTTGAACCACAAAATGAAGTGCAGATGGAGTTTTACGCGGAAAAACCCATTAAAATTATTGCCAAAGGTTCATACCGCGAACTGGCAACCTTTGTCAGTGATATTTCCGGGTTGTCACGCATTGTGACCATCAACAATATCGACCTAAAACCCGAAGAGCAAAGCGGACGCTTGCGTTTAGAAGCGACGTTAAAAACCTATCGCTATTTAGAAGACGGTGCCGAGGGTGATACGCCTGCTAAACCCAATAATAAAGTTGCCAGCAGCACCAAGGGGAATAAAGGATGA
- a CDS encoding pilus assembly protein PilP, whose protein sequence is MSDLEQYVQSVKAKPAAPIDPIPEIKPYVRFIYPGHELNPFDSKILAPDTVADPGSAIMPDANRVPEFLEGFPLDSLRMVGTLNQNGALWALIRIPDGAIHRARAGNYLGKNHGKINKVEETKVMVQEIVENGFGGFKERENAIALSDLKDVKK, encoded by the coding sequence ATGAGTGATTTAGAACAATACGTGCAAAGTGTTAAGGCGAAACCAGCCGCGCCAATTGACCCGATTCCCGAAATAAAACCTTATGTACGGTTTATTTACCCTGGACACGAATTAAATCCGTTTGATTCCAAGATTCTTGCACCCGATACCGTGGCAGACCCCGGCAGCGCCATTATGCCCGACGCGAATCGTGTCCCTGAATTTTTGGAAGGTTTTCCGTTGGACAGCCTGCGCATGGTTGGCACGCTCAACCAAAATGGCGCATTGTGGGCGCTTATCCGCATCCCGGATGGTGCTATTCACCGCGCTCGTGCAGGCAATTACCTCGGTAAAAATCACGGCAAAATCAATAAAGTTGAAGAAACCAAAGTGATGGTTCAGGAAATTGTCGAAAACGGTTTTGGTGGTTTTAAAGAACGGGAAAATGCCATCGCCCTCTCTGACCTTAAAGATGTAAAAAAATAA
- a CDS encoding AMIN domain-containing protein, whose translation MKTIKQSVALAILVACTPASSLVFAADKQLQNITAQATGNKTEVQLQFSSPVQLPQGFLMENPSRLVFDFPATDVAPNTRSKAVNLGNVQTIDAANNQGKARVVVHLNGLVNHTLESRGNTVVMLFDNNGKQQTTPNVQRSGKASADNFAPAPKPSTVETQNLASLPPTVTPASQTLPLPELPVPAALPKDYAWYTPPDAVAPPAPVVMPAPVVMPPLKL comes from the coding sequence ATGAAAACAATAAAGCAAAGTGTTGCGTTGGCAATTCTCGTGGCCTGCACCCCTGCCAGCAGCTTGGTGTTTGCAGCCGATAAGCAACTGCAAAATATCACCGCGCAAGCAACAGGCAATAAAACCGAAGTTCAATTGCAATTCAGCTCCCCTGTGCAATTGCCCCAAGGTTTTCTCATGGAAAATCCTTCACGGCTAGTCTTTGATTTTCCTGCGACCGACGTTGCACCCAATACCCGCAGCAAAGCGGTTAACTTGGGAAATGTGCAAACCATTGATGCCGCCAATAACCAAGGCAAAGCACGGGTAGTGGTGCACCTGAATGGCTTGGTCAACCACACGCTAGAATCCCGTGGCAACACCGTTGTCATGTTATTCGACAATAACGGCAAACAACAAACAACGCCCAACGTGCAGCGCAGCGGCAAAGCCAGCGCCGATAATTTTGCCCCCGCACCCAAACCGTCCACCGTGGAGACGCAAAATCTTGCGTCTCTACCCCCAACCGTGACGCCAGCCAGCCAAACGTTACCATTGCCAGAATTGCCCGTTCCCGCCGCGCTGCCGAAAGATTACGCTTGGTATACGCCACCGGATGCTGTCGCTCCGCCAGCACCCGTGGTTATGCCTGCCCCCGTGGTCATGCCCCCCCTAAAGCTGTAA